Below is a window of Bacteroidales bacterium DNA.
CAACCCTGTGCTCATACTTAACCCTGACCCCGGCAAACAAATTGAAGTTCAAAAAGATAATCTCGAAGCTTTTATGTCCTGGGCAGGCATAATTAAATACGAATAATGCAATGCCGGAAAAAGGCCGAATATTGGTAGCAATGAGTGGAGGCCTCGATAGTAGTGTTTCCGCTTTATTATTACAAAAAAAAGGATATGAAATTGTTGGGGCGACTTTTCGCACCTGGGATTATATTACTGAAAGTTGTAATGCAAAAAACAACGGGTGTTGCAGCATTGAAGCCATTCACGAAGCATCCGCATTTTCAGCCGAAAATGGTTTCGAACACCACATTCTTGATTTCAGGCAGGATTTCCGTAAAATAGTAATCGACGACTTCGTGAATGAATACCGGGCAGGCAGGACGCCCAATCCCTGTGTCACTTGCAATGCAAAAATAAAATGGGGATTGCTGCTTGAAAAGGCCAAAGAGCTGGGATGTGCCCAAATTGCAACCGGGCATTATGCTTGTATTGGCAATAATAGCGACAGGTATTTCCTAAAAAAAGCAGTTGACAAAGATAAAGACCAGACTTACTTTTTATGGCAACTCACCAGTGAACAACTTAGTAAAACTATTTTTCCACTGGGCAGTTATCGCAAAAAACAAATCAGAGAGATGGCTTCTGATCTGGGATTCAGCAAACTTTCTTCAAAACGTGAAAGCCAGGAGATTTGTTTTATTCCCCAAAATGATTATGCTGAA
It encodes the following:
- the mnmA gene encoding tRNA 2-thiouridine(34) synthase MnmA, which encodes MPEKGRILVAMSGGLDSSVSALLLQKKGYEIVGATFRTWDYITESCNAKNNGCCSIEAIHEASAFSAENGFEHHILDFRQDFRKIVIDDFVNEYRAGRTPNPCVTCNAKIKWGLLLEKAKELGCAQIATGHYACIGNNSDRYFLKKAVDKDKDQTYFLWQLTSEQLSKTIFPLGSYRKKQIREMASDLGFSKLSSKRESQEICFIPQNDYAEFIEREYPTVMNSIGEGDLLDTHGNIIGRHKGFIHYTIGQRKGLGFAAGYPLYVKQTDALKNTVTLAKREELFSNELFASGLNFTKYEDFEHFENITTCIRYNDKGTKSSIIKKEGNVHVIFEEPVLAITPGQSVAFYEGKNLIGGGIIK